One stretch of Tribolium castaneum strain GA2 chromosome 5, icTriCast1.1, whole genome shotgun sequence DNA includes these proteins:
- the Acsl gene encoding long-chain-fatty-acid--CoA ligase 4 isoform X5, producing MIKEKDMDGVGITMAIGALRALAFVFDVLTFPVYVILQRPWRARALGRRVKAVIIATETESDNTDVSIDIKGNDNTNNSTEPSASVKAKPITQDTKSITYRSTTQPGKVHIQLVQEKIDTMAKMFDYVSKAYPNKRCLGTREILAEEDEVQKNGRVFKKYNMGDYKWKTFSEVNMLATNFGKGIRELGNEPGQNVAIFAETRAEWMIAAHGIFKQSIPLVTIYATLGDEAIAHGLNETEVTTVITSFDLMPKFKKILAMVPKVKTLIYMEDQLKKLDESGYKQGIEIIKFSEVLKRGANSQVVDVPPRSEDPAIIMYTSGSTGVPKGVILLHKNLIATLKAFCDSTDIYQDDVMIGFLPLAHVFELLVESVCLLTGVAIGYSSPLTMIDTASKIKKGTKGDATVLHPTCMTSVPLILDRISKSIQEKVSKGGPMKKVLFKFAYDYKVSWLRRGYSTPLIDRVVFGPIRALLGGRMRLILCGGAPLSPETHEQMNACLCATIIQGYGLTESTSCATVQDFYDKIYGRVGATTTVCDIKLVNWEEGNYRVTDKPFPRGEIILGGDNISAGYYKLSSKTDEDFTDVDGRRWFRTGDIGEIHPDGVVKIIDRKKDLVKLQAGEYVSLGKVEAQLKTCPLVDNICVYGDSSKQFCVALVVPNQQQLKELAAKKGVGSLSFEELCQSPEMEKVVIAELMEHGKKSKLEKFELPAAVKLVTEVWSPDMGLVTAAFKLKRKDIQERYKHEINRMYAS from the exons GGATATGGATGGGGTTGGCATCACGATGGCCATCGGGGCCTTGCGGGCCCTGGCCTTCGTGTTCGACGTCCTCACGTTCCCCGTTTACGTCATACTGCAAAGGCCTTGGCGAGCTCGAGCACTAGGTAGAAGAGTTAAG GCCGTTATTATTGCCACTGAGACTGAATCTGACAACACTGATGTAAGCATTGATATCAAAGGAAACGATAATACTAACAACTCAACCGAACCATCAGCTAGTGTAAAG GCTAAACCGATCACACAAGATACCAAAAGCATCACCTACCGGTCAACCACCCAGCCGGGTAAAGTCCATATCCAACTCGTCCAAGAAAAGATCGACACCATGGCAAAAATGTTCGATTATGTTAGTAAAGCCTACCCGAACAAACGCTGTCTAGGTACGAGGGAAATCCTCGCCGAAGAGGACGAAGTCCAGAAGAACGGACGCGTTTTCAAGAAA tACAATATGGGTGATTACAAGTGGAAGACATTTTCCGAGGTGAATATGTTGGCCACGAATTTCGGCAAAGGCATCCGCGAGTTGGGCAACGAACCGGGCCAAAACGTGGCGATCTTTGCCGAGACGAGAGCCGAGTGGATGATCGCAGCACACGGCATTTTCAAACAAAGCATTCCATTGGTTACCATCTACGCCACGCTCGGCGACGAGGCCATTGCTCACGGCTTGAACGAAACCGAAGTCACTACGGTTATAACCAGTTTTGACCTTATGCCCAAATTCAAGAAAATCCTCGCCATGGTCCCCAAAGTCAAGACGCTCATCTACATGGAGGACCAGCTCAAGAAACTCGACGAAAGCGGTTACAAGCAAGGCATCgaaatcatcaaatttagCGAGGTTTTGAAACGGGGGGCCAACTCACAAGTCG TTGATGTGCCACCGAGAAGCGAGGATCCCGCGATTATTATGTACACGAGCGGCTCGACTGGTGTCCCGAAAGGCGTTATCTTGCTTCATAAGAATTTGATCGCGACTTTGAAGGCGTTTTGCGATTCGACCGATATTTACCAGGATGATGTCATGATCGGGTTCCTGCCATTGGCCCACGTATTCGAATTGTTGGTCGAGAGTGTTTGCTTATTAACCGGAGTCGCGATTGGTTATTCGAGCCCTTTGACGATGATTGATACAGCGAGTAAGATCAAGAAGGGAACGAAAGGCGATGCCACTGTTTTGCATCCGACTTGTATGACTAGTGTTCCG CTGATCCTTGACAGGATATCGAAGAGTATTCAGGAGAAAGTTAGCAAAGGGGGGCCGATGAAGAAGGTTTTGTTCAAATTCGCCTACGATTATAAAGTCAGTTGGCTGAGACGTGGTTATTCGACTCCGCTGATCGATCGGGTTGTTTTCGGGCCGATTCGGGCCCTTTTAGGCGGCCGAATGAGACTGATCTTGTGCGGAGGGGCGCCACTGTCACCCGAGACCCACGAACAAATGAACGCCTGTCTTTGCGCCACTATTATCCAGGGTTATGGTTTGACCGAATCGACGTCGTGCGCCACAGTCCAAGATT TCTATGATAAGATTTACGGGCGCGTGGGGGCCACGACTACAGTATGTGATATTAAGTTAGTTAATTGGGAAGAAGGGAATTACCGTGTGACTGATAAGCCGTTCCCTCGGGGTGAAATTATCTTAGGTGGGGATAACATTAGCGCCGGCTATTACAAATTGTCCAGTAAAACAGACGAAGATTTCACGGATGTCGACGGCAGGAGGTGGTTCAGGACCGGCGATATCGGGGAAATCCACCCCGATGGTGTCGTTAAAATCATCG ACCGTAAGAAGGACCTCGTTAAGTTGCAAGCCGGTGAATACGTCAGTTTGGGTAAAGTCGAGGCCCAATTGAAGACTTGCCCCCTCGTAGACAACATCTGTGTCTATGGAGACTCCTCGAAACAGTTCTGCGTGGCGCTTGTTGTGCCCAATCAGCAACAGTTGAAGGAATTGGCGGCGAAGAAAGGAGTTGGGTCTTTGTCGTTCGAGGAGTTGTGTCAGTCGCCCGAAATGGAGAAGGTTGTGATCGCCGAATTGATGGAACACGGGAAGAAAA GTAAATTGGAGAAATTCGAACTGCCGGCCGCCGTGAAACTAGTGACGGAGGTGTGGTCGCCCGACATGGGGCTGGTCACTGCCGCCTTCAAGCTCAAGAGGAAAGATATCCAAGAGCGCTATAAGCACGAAATCAACCGGATGTACGCTTCCTGA
- the Acsl gene encoding long-chain-fatty-acid--CoA ligase 4 isoform X8 translates to MFVDDKADMDGVGITMAIGALRALAFVFDVLTFPVYVILQRPWRARALGRRVKAKPITQDTKSITYRSTTQPGKVHIQLVQEKIDTMAKMFDYVSKAYPNKRCLGTREILAEEDEVQKNGRVFKKYNMGDYKWKTFSEVNMLATNFGKGIRELGNEPGQNVAIFAETRAEWMIAAHGIFKQSIPLVTIYATLGDEAIAHGLNETEVTTVITSFDLMPKFKKILAMVPKVKTLIYMEDQLKKLDESGYKQGIEIIKFSEVLKRGANSQVVDVPPRSEDPAIIMYTSGSTGVPKGVILLHKNLIATLKAFCDSTDIYQDDVMIGFLPLAHVFELLVESVCLLTGVAIGYSSPLTMIDTASKIKKGTKGDATVLHPTCMTSVPLILDRISKSIQEKVSKGGPMKKVLFKFAYDYKVSWLRRGYSTPLIDRVVFGPIRALLGGRMRLILCGGAPLSPETHEQMNACLCATIIQGYGLTESTSCATVQDFYDKIYGRVGATTTVCDIKLVNWEEGNYRVTDKPFPRGEIILGGDNISAGYYKLSSKTDEDFTDVDGRRWFRTGDIGEIHPDGVVKIIDRKKDLVKLQAGEYVSLGKVEAQLKTCPLVDNICVYGDSSKQFCVALVVPNQQQLKELAAKKGVGSLSFEELCQSPEMEKVVIAELMEHGKKSKLEKFELPAAVKLVTEVWSPDMGLVTAAFKLKRKDIQERYKHEINRMYAS, encoded by the exons ATGTTTGTAGACGACAAAGC GGATATGGATGGGGTTGGCATCACGATGGCCATCGGGGCCTTGCGGGCCCTGGCCTTCGTGTTCGACGTCCTCACGTTCCCCGTTTACGTCATACTGCAAAGGCCTTGGCGAGCTCGAGCACTAGGTAGAAGAGTTAAG GCTAAACCGATCACACAAGATACCAAAAGCATCACCTACCGGTCAACCACCCAGCCGGGTAAAGTCCATATCCAACTCGTCCAAGAAAAGATCGACACCATGGCAAAAATGTTCGATTATGTTAGTAAAGCCTACCCGAACAAACGCTGTCTAGGTACGAGGGAAATCCTCGCCGAAGAGGACGAAGTCCAGAAGAACGGACGCGTTTTCAAGAAA tACAATATGGGTGATTACAAGTGGAAGACATTTTCCGAGGTGAATATGTTGGCCACGAATTTCGGCAAAGGCATCCGCGAGTTGGGCAACGAACCGGGCCAAAACGTGGCGATCTTTGCCGAGACGAGAGCCGAGTGGATGATCGCAGCACACGGCATTTTCAAACAAAGCATTCCATTGGTTACCATCTACGCCACGCTCGGCGACGAGGCCATTGCTCACGGCTTGAACGAAACCGAAGTCACTACGGTTATAACCAGTTTTGACCTTATGCCCAAATTCAAGAAAATCCTCGCCATGGTCCCCAAAGTCAAGACGCTCATCTACATGGAGGACCAGCTCAAGAAACTCGACGAAAGCGGTTACAAGCAAGGCATCgaaatcatcaaatttagCGAGGTTTTGAAACGGGGGGCCAACTCACAAGTCG TTGATGTGCCACCGAGAAGCGAGGATCCCGCGATTATTATGTACACGAGCGGCTCGACTGGTGTCCCGAAAGGCGTTATCTTGCTTCATAAGAATTTGATCGCGACTTTGAAGGCGTTTTGCGATTCGACCGATATTTACCAGGATGATGTCATGATCGGGTTCCTGCCATTGGCCCACGTATTCGAATTGTTGGTCGAGAGTGTTTGCTTATTAACCGGAGTCGCGATTGGTTATTCGAGCCCTTTGACGATGATTGATACAGCGAGTAAGATCAAGAAGGGAACGAAAGGCGATGCCACTGTTTTGCATCCGACTTGTATGACTAGTGTTCCG CTGATCCTTGACAGGATATCGAAGAGTATTCAGGAGAAAGTTAGCAAAGGGGGGCCGATGAAGAAGGTTTTGTTCAAATTCGCCTACGATTATAAAGTCAGTTGGCTGAGACGTGGTTATTCGACTCCGCTGATCGATCGGGTTGTTTTCGGGCCGATTCGGGCCCTTTTAGGCGGCCGAATGAGACTGATCTTGTGCGGAGGGGCGCCACTGTCACCCGAGACCCACGAACAAATGAACGCCTGTCTTTGCGCCACTATTATCCAGGGTTATGGTTTGACCGAATCGACGTCGTGCGCCACAGTCCAAGATT TCTATGATAAGATTTACGGGCGCGTGGGGGCCACGACTACAGTATGTGATATTAAGTTAGTTAATTGGGAAGAAGGGAATTACCGTGTGACTGATAAGCCGTTCCCTCGGGGTGAAATTATCTTAGGTGGGGATAACATTAGCGCCGGCTATTACAAATTGTCCAGTAAAACAGACGAAGATTTCACGGATGTCGACGGCAGGAGGTGGTTCAGGACCGGCGATATCGGGGAAATCCACCCCGATGGTGTCGTTAAAATCATCG ACCGTAAGAAGGACCTCGTTAAGTTGCAAGCCGGTGAATACGTCAGTTTGGGTAAAGTCGAGGCCCAATTGAAGACTTGCCCCCTCGTAGACAACATCTGTGTCTATGGAGACTCCTCGAAACAGTTCTGCGTGGCGCTTGTTGTGCCCAATCAGCAACAGTTGAAGGAATTGGCGGCGAAGAAAGGAGTTGGGTCTTTGTCGTTCGAGGAGTTGTGTCAGTCGCCCGAAATGGAGAAGGTTGTGATCGCCGAATTGATGGAACACGGGAAGAAAA GTAAATTGGAGAAATTCGAACTGCCGGCCGCCGTGAAACTAGTGACGGAGGTGTGGTCGCCCGACATGGGGCTGGTCACTGCCGCCTTCAAGCTCAAGAGGAAAGATATCCAAGAGCGCTATAAGCACGAAATCAACCGGATGTACGCTTCCTGA
- the Acsl gene encoding long-chain-fatty-acid--CoA ligase 4 isoform X2 — MFWPFIRSLKIQLDMDGVGITMAIGALRALAFVFDVLTFPVYVILQRPWRARALGRRVKAVIIATETESDNTDVSIDIKGNDNTNNSTEPSASVKAKPITQDTKSITYRSTTQPGKVHIQLVQEKIDTMAKMFDYVSKAYPNKRCLGTREILAEEDEVQKNGRVFKKYNMGDYKWKTFSEVNMLATNFGKGIRELGNEPGQNVAIFAETRAEWMIAAHGIFKQSIPLVTIYATLGDEAIAHGLNETEVTTVITSFDLMPKFKKILAMVPKVKTLIYMEDQLKKLDESGYKQGIEIIKFSEVLKRGANSQVVDVPPRSEDPAIIMYTSGSTGVPKGVILLHKNLIATLKAFCDSTDIYQDDVMIGFLPLAHVFELLVESVCLLTGVAIGYSSPLTMIDTASKIKKGTKGDATVLHPTCMTSVPLILDRISKSIQEKVSKGGPMKKVLFKFAYDYKVSWLRRGYSTPLIDRVVFGPIRALLGGRMRLILCGGAPLSPETHEQMNACLCATIIQGYGLTESTSCATVQDFYDKIYGRVGATTTVCDIKLVNWEEGNYRVTDKPFPRGEIILGGDNISAGYYKLSSKTDEDFTDVDGRRWFRTGDIGEIHPDGVVKIIDRKKDLVKLQAGEYVSLGKVEAQLKTCPLVDNICVYGDSSKQFCVALVVPNQQQLKELAAKKGVGSLSFEELCQSPEMEKVVIAELMEHGKKSKLEKFELPAAVKLVTEVWSPDMGLVTAAFKLKRKDIQERYKHEINRMYAS; from the exons ATGTTTTGGCCGTTTATCCGAAGTCTTAAAATCCAACT GGATATGGATGGGGTTGGCATCACGATGGCCATCGGGGCCTTGCGGGCCCTGGCCTTCGTGTTCGACGTCCTCACGTTCCCCGTTTACGTCATACTGCAAAGGCCTTGGCGAGCTCGAGCACTAGGTAGAAGAGTTAAG GCCGTTATTATTGCCACTGAGACTGAATCTGACAACACTGATGTAAGCATTGATATCAAAGGAAACGATAATACTAACAACTCAACCGAACCATCAGCTAGTGTAAAG GCTAAACCGATCACACAAGATACCAAAAGCATCACCTACCGGTCAACCACCCAGCCGGGTAAAGTCCATATCCAACTCGTCCAAGAAAAGATCGACACCATGGCAAAAATGTTCGATTATGTTAGTAAAGCCTACCCGAACAAACGCTGTCTAGGTACGAGGGAAATCCTCGCCGAAGAGGACGAAGTCCAGAAGAACGGACGCGTTTTCAAGAAA tACAATATGGGTGATTACAAGTGGAAGACATTTTCCGAGGTGAATATGTTGGCCACGAATTTCGGCAAAGGCATCCGCGAGTTGGGCAACGAACCGGGCCAAAACGTGGCGATCTTTGCCGAGACGAGAGCCGAGTGGATGATCGCAGCACACGGCATTTTCAAACAAAGCATTCCATTGGTTACCATCTACGCCACGCTCGGCGACGAGGCCATTGCTCACGGCTTGAACGAAACCGAAGTCACTACGGTTATAACCAGTTTTGACCTTATGCCCAAATTCAAGAAAATCCTCGCCATGGTCCCCAAAGTCAAGACGCTCATCTACATGGAGGACCAGCTCAAGAAACTCGACGAAAGCGGTTACAAGCAAGGCATCgaaatcatcaaatttagCGAGGTTTTGAAACGGGGGGCCAACTCACAAGTCG TTGATGTGCCACCGAGAAGCGAGGATCCCGCGATTATTATGTACACGAGCGGCTCGACTGGTGTCCCGAAAGGCGTTATCTTGCTTCATAAGAATTTGATCGCGACTTTGAAGGCGTTTTGCGATTCGACCGATATTTACCAGGATGATGTCATGATCGGGTTCCTGCCATTGGCCCACGTATTCGAATTGTTGGTCGAGAGTGTTTGCTTATTAACCGGAGTCGCGATTGGTTATTCGAGCCCTTTGACGATGATTGATACAGCGAGTAAGATCAAGAAGGGAACGAAAGGCGATGCCACTGTTTTGCATCCGACTTGTATGACTAGTGTTCCG CTGATCCTTGACAGGATATCGAAGAGTATTCAGGAGAAAGTTAGCAAAGGGGGGCCGATGAAGAAGGTTTTGTTCAAATTCGCCTACGATTATAAAGTCAGTTGGCTGAGACGTGGTTATTCGACTCCGCTGATCGATCGGGTTGTTTTCGGGCCGATTCGGGCCCTTTTAGGCGGCCGAATGAGACTGATCTTGTGCGGAGGGGCGCCACTGTCACCCGAGACCCACGAACAAATGAACGCCTGTCTTTGCGCCACTATTATCCAGGGTTATGGTTTGACCGAATCGACGTCGTGCGCCACAGTCCAAGATT TCTATGATAAGATTTACGGGCGCGTGGGGGCCACGACTACAGTATGTGATATTAAGTTAGTTAATTGGGAAGAAGGGAATTACCGTGTGACTGATAAGCCGTTCCCTCGGGGTGAAATTATCTTAGGTGGGGATAACATTAGCGCCGGCTATTACAAATTGTCCAGTAAAACAGACGAAGATTTCACGGATGTCGACGGCAGGAGGTGGTTCAGGACCGGCGATATCGGGGAAATCCACCCCGATGGTGTCGTTAAAATCATCG ACCGTAAGAAGGACCTCGTTAAGTTGCAAGCCGGTGAATACGTCAGTTTGGGTAAAGTCGAGGCCCAATTGAAGACTTGCCCCCTCGTAGACAACATCTGTGTCTATGGAGACTCCTCGAAACAGTTCTGCGTGGCGCTTGTTGTGCCCAATCAGCAACAGTTGAAGGAATTGGCGGCGAAGAAAGGAGTTGGGTCTTTGTCGTTCGAGGAGTTGTGTCAGTCGCCCGAAATGGAGAAGGTTGTGATCGCCGAATTGATGGAACACGGGAAGAAAA GTAAATTGGAGAAATTCGAACTGCCGGCCGCCGTGAAACTAGTGACGGAGGTGTGGTCGCCCGACATGGGGCTGGTCACTGCCGCCTTCAAGCTCAAGAGGAAAGATATCCAAGAGCGCTATAAGCACGAAATCAACCGGATGTACGCTTCCTGA
- the Acsl gene encoding long-chain-fatty-acid--CoA ligase 4 isoform X7, with the protein MSQTHALIAAFLQRDMDGVGITMAIGALRALAFVFDVLTFPVYVILQRPWRARALGRRVKAKPITQDTKSITYRSTTQPGKVHIQLVQEKIDTMAKMFDYVSKAYPNKRCLGTREILAEEDEVQKNGRVFKKYNMGDYKWKTFSEVNMLATNFGKGIRELGNEPGQNVAIFAETRAEWMIAAHGIFKQSIPLVTIYATLGDEAIAHGLNETEVTTVITSFDLMPKFKKILAMVPKVKTLIYMEDQLKKLDESGYKQGIEIIKFSEVLKRGANSQVVDVPPRSEDPAIIMYTSGSTGVPKGVILLHKNLIATLKAFCDSTDIYQDDVMIGFLPLAHVFELLVESVCLLTGVAIGYSSPLTMIDTASKIKKGTKGDATVLHPTCMTSVPLILDRISKSIQEKVSKGGPMKKVLFKFAYDYKVSWLRRGYSTPLIDRVVFGPIRALLGGRMRLILCGGAPLSPETHEQMNACLCATIIQGYGLTESTSCATVQDFYDKIYGRVGATTTVCDIKLVNWEEGNYRVTDKPFPRGEIILGGDNISAGYYKLSSKTDEDFTDVDGRRWFRTGDIGEIHPDGVVKIIDRKKDLVKLQAGEYVSLGKVEAQLKTCPLVDNICVYGDSSKQFCVALVVPNQQQLKELAAKKGVGSLSFEELCQSPEMEKVVIAELMEHGKKSKLEKFELPAAVKLVTEVWSPDMGLVTAAFKLKRKDIQERYKHEINRMYAS; encoded by the exons ATGTCCCAGACTCATGCCTTGATAGCCGCCTTTTTACAAAG GGATATGGATGGGGTTGGCATCACGATGGCCATCGGGGCCTTGCGGGCCCTGGCCTTCGTGTTCGACGTCCTCACGTTCCCCGTTTACGTCATACTGCAAAGGCCTTGGCGAGCTCGAGCACTAGGTAGAAGAGTTAAG GCTAAACCGATCACACAAGATACCAAAAGCATCACCTACCGGTCAACCACCCAGCCGGGTAAAGTCCATATCCAACTCGTCCAAGAAAAGATCGACACCATGGCAAAAATGTTCGATTATGTTAGTAAAGCCTACCCGAACAAACGCTGTCTAGGTACGAGGGAAATCCTCGCCGAAGAGGACGAAGTCCAGAAGAACGGACGCGTTTTCAAGAAA tACAATATGGGTGATTACAAGTGGAAGACATTTTCCGAGGTGAATATGTTGGCCACGAATTTCGGCAAAGGCATCCGCGAGTTGGGCAACGAACCGGGCCAAAACGTGGCGATCTTTGCCGAGACGAGAGCCGAGTGGATGATCGCAGCACACGGCATTTTCAAACAAAGCATTCCATTGGTTACCATCTACGCCACGCTCGGCGACGAGGCCATTGCTCACGGCTTGAACGAAACCGAAGTCACTACGGTTATAACCAGTTTTGACCTTATGCCCAAATTCAAGAAAATCCTCGCCATGGTCCCCAAAGTCAAGACGCTCATCTACATGGAGGACCAGCTCAAGAAACTCGACGAAAGCGGTTACAAGCAAGGCATCgaaatcatcaaatttagCGAGGTTTTGAAACGGGGGGCCAACTCACAAGTCG TTGATGTGCCACCGAGAAGCGAGGATCCCGCGATTATTATGTACACGAGCGGCTCGACTGGTGTCCCGAAAGGCGTTATCTTGCTTCATAAGAATTTGATCGCGACTTTGAAGGCGTTTTGCGATTCGACCGATATTTACCAGGATGATGTCATGATCGGGTTCCTGCCATTGGCCCACGTATTCGAATTGTTGGTCGAGAGTGTTTGCTTATTAACCGGAGTCGCGATTGGTTATTCGAGCCCTTTGACGATGATTGATACAGCGAGTAAGATCAAGAAGGGAACGAAAGGCGATGCCACTGTTTTGCATCCGACTTGTATGACTAGTGTTCCG CTGATCCTTGACAGGATATCGAAGAGTATTCAGGAGAAAGTTAGCAAAGGGGGGCCGATGAAGAAGGTTTTGTTCAAATTCGCCTACGATTATAAAGTCAGTTGGCTGAGACGTGGTTATTCGACTCCGCTGATCGATCGGGTTGTTTTCGGGCCGATTCGGGCCCTTTTAGGCGGCCGAATGAGACTGATCTTGTGCGGAGGGGCGCCACTGTCACCCGAGACCCACGAACAAATGAACGCCTGTCTTTGCGCCACTATTATCCAGGGTTATGGTTTGACCGAATCGACGTCGTGCGCCACAGTCCAAGATT TCTATGATAAGATTTACGGGCGCGTGGGGGCCACGACTACAGTATGTGATATTAAGTTAGTTAATTGGGAAGAAGGGAATTACCGTGTGACTGATAAGCCGTTCCCTCGGGGTGAAATTATCTTAGGTGGGGATAACATTAGCGCCGGCTATTACAAATTGTCCAGTAAAACAGACGAAGATTTCACGGATGTCGACGGCAGGAGGTGGTTCAGGACCGGCGATATCGGGGAAATCCACCCCGATGGTGTCGTTAAAATCATCG ACCGTAAGAAGGACCTCGTTAAGTTGCAAGCCGGTGAATACGTCAGTTTGGGTAAAGTCGAGGCCCAATTGAAGACTTGCCCCCTCGTAGACAACATCTGTGTCTATGGAGACTCCTCGAAACAGTTCTGCGTGGCGCTTGTTGTGCCCAATCAGCAACAGTTGAAGGAATTGGCGGCGAAGAAAGGAGTTGGGTCTTTGTCGTTCGAGGAGTTGTGTCAGTCGCCCGAAATGGAGAAGGTTGTGATCGCCGAATTGATGGAACACGGGAAGAAAA GTAAATTGGAGAAATTCGAACTGCCGGCCGCCGTGAAACTAGTGACGGAGGTGTGGTCGCCCGACATGGGGCTGGTCACTGCCGCCTTCAAGCTCAAGAGGAAAGATATCCAAGAGCGCTATAAGCACGAAATCAACCGGATGTACGCTTCCTGA